The Blastocatellia bacterium sequence CAGAAACATCGAAATCCGGGTAAAAACCCACATAACTCACCTTACCGATTCCCGGCACATCCGTGACCTGCGGCGCGCCGCTTCCCTTGCGCCCAAGCGTCGCTACAATTTCGCTGCCACCATCCGCGGGCTGAAAGGCGACAGTTATCTCCCGAGCATTCCCTACCGGCGAGAACTGTGATTGGAAGAATCTATAACCGCGATAGTCACCCACGTTATTCAGATGGACCAGTATATCCTTCTGCGTTCCTGCATCCGCTATCCGAATATAGCTCAACCAGTCTATCGTATTCTGCTGATCCAGCCCGCCCTCTGGTCTGATCAGCTTCTGCTGTAGATCAATGCACTCAATCTTAAAAGGCAGGGTCATCGTTCCTGCGCGCGGCCCATCAAGCGTCGACTGCAATGTCGTAAATCTATCCGAAACTCTACCCGGCTCAATCTCCATACTGCCACCAACACCATAGCGATTTGTCAGGAACCCCCCTGTAAAAATGGTTAACAATGCAACATGCACTGCATAGGCTCCAAGGCGATTCCACACACGACGCTGGGCAAAAACCGTCGTCCTCCCTGCTTCCCGTGTAACCTTGACTCTGAAACGTGCGCGCCGCCAGCTCTTCCTTAACTCATCGGCCAGTTGCTCGCCCTCGCCTGAGTAATCCATTTCGGCTGTGAACATCTGCGCGCGAATAAATTTAGGCGAGGCAGTCAGTTTCGGTTTTGAAATGTATTGCCAAGCTGTCGGAAAACGATCAATCGAGGCAAGAATAATATTAAGGCCAGTGATCGCCAACAATAAGGAAAAATACCAGGCATGATAAATGTCGAAAAGGCCAAGCCTGCCATACATCAGCCGTTTTGCCGGGCTCAAAGCCGTATAATACTTCTGAAATCCCTCAACACTCACCTGCATAATCAGCATGCCGATCATGCAGCAGGTCAATAGCATCCCCAGCATCACCAAGCCAAAGCGCACAGAGCTGAGTAACTTTAATATCGAGTCAATAACTGACTCGCTCTTGACTACAGCGGAAGCGGAAGGCGCAATCTGCTTTGCAGCATCAGAGGCCACCGTTGCGATAGCAGAGGATTCCGACCCGACATCTGGTTTACTTGAAGCCATAACTCCCTATTACTTAAACGGTTAAAGTGAGTAGAGACGATTCTTACTTCCCTCTCCAAAGATTCTACCGGGGGCCATTTAGACTGTCAACAAACCATTATTAGACTGCCAACAAACCAATTAGAAGCAGAGCGATGATTCAGATATTCAAATCAGATATAGAGCAGTGATTCAGATATTCAGATCAGATATTAAGACCAATATCACGAAAATCGTTATCAGACACACGTGATCGCAGGGCGATCAGATGAAAGAGTAACCGAGGCGGCGCGCCAGGCGATAGACCAGTGGTAGCGGCAAACCTACGACATTAAAATAGTTGCCGGCCACCTCCTCGACAAACAGAGCGGCCAGCCCCTGAATTCCATAGGCACCGGCCTTATCCATTGGCTCGCCGCTTTTCACGTACCAGGCAATCTCCTGCTCACTCAACTGGCAGAAGCGCACCAGCGTCTTGTCATAATCGGCTACCTCTTGCTTACTCGCCACTTCATAAAGCGCCACGCCGGTCATCACCGCGTGCCAGCGCCCCGCCAGACTCCTCAGCATGCGCGTCGCCTCGGCTTCATCAGCCGGCTTACCGAGGATTTTGCCGTCCAGCACCACGATGGTATCCGCGCCGATCACCAGGCCGCGCTCACGCTGCCGCGCAATGCCGATCACTTTAGCGCGCGCCAGCCGTGTGATATAATCAGCAGGCGCCTCACCGGCATGAGGCCGCTCTTGAACAGGACTCGGTGCCACCTCGAAGTCGACCCCTACGGTGCGTAGCAGGTCGGCACGGCGCGGCGACGAAGACGCCAGGATGATGGGCGATTCTTTGTCGGACATTATAATTCGTTCGCGCGGTTGGCGCTCGCTCTCGACGCCCCGCAGATATGGTCGGCGCCGATCTTCAAGGGCCACTCTTCAAGCGTTGGAGGTTTATCTTGCGTCGTAAGGCATTGCTTTTGGCAACCCTCGTATTCGTCGCCGCGCTGGCGGCGCTACAATTTGGCTGTTCCGGCGCTGAGCCCGCCGGTGTCGACATGACAGCCCCGCTGTCTTTTGATATCAACACACCGAAAATCAAGGAACGTCTCGGCGAAGATGACGGTTATGCGCTGGCGATTCTCTACGGCAGCGATATCCACGGCAGCCTGGAAACCTGTGGCTGACCGAGCCACCCTATGGGTGGACTGGCACGGCGTGTCAGCTATATCAAAGCCTTCCTGCACAGATCAAATATGGAAGTTCCGACTCTCTTCGCCGACGCGGGCAATCTCTTTACAGATGACCGCTTTGCCGGCGACCACTTGCCCGCTGAGGTTATGACAAAAAACCAATGGGTAGTCAAGGGCTACGCGGACTTCCATCAGGACGTCGCCAACATCAGTTTTAATGACCTTCCCTATATCGCCGAGCTTTTCAAGAAAGACGGTTTCGACAAGCGGCAGGAAGAATTTCCCTTCATCCGCCGGCTAGTCTCGGCCAATGTTGAGCCGGCAGACGATGCCCACCTGGCACCGCAGCCGTACCTGATTCGCGAGGTGACGCTCAAACGTGGCGCCGCGGACAAGAAACTCCGCATCGCCTTCGTCGGCCTCACAGAGGGCAAGCCGACCGGCCCTAACCAGGCCGAATCGCTGTACGCCGGCTACCGCATCAAAGACGTATTTGAAACCGCCAAACGTGTCATCCCCGAAGCCAAGCAGAAAGCCGACCTCGTTGTCGTTCTCGCCTACATGACACAAGACATGGCACAGCGCCTCGCAAGCGAGAACCCGGATATCGATACCATGATTGTCGCGCGCCAGCTCAGCCTGATGAACGAGCCTGACCACTTTGGTCGCGCCACGCTCGCCTACGCTTACAACCAGACCAAATACCTCGGCGAGCTGCGTTATTACGTCCGCAGTGACGGCAGCGTCGAAAACCAACTCAACCGCTACGTCGCGCTCGACGCCGACCTGCCGGACGACCCGCAGGCCGCAGAGATCGTTTCGACCGCGCATAATGATTTCACCAACGCGCAGAAAACCAGCATGAACGCGGCGCCGCAGCCGCCGCCCGCGCCCACGTCGCAAGAGTCACCTTACGTCGGCGCTTCGACTTGTATGGCCTGTCATGCCGCGCAGTACGCCACGTGGGAGAAGACTGGCCACGCCCACGCCATGGCGACCTTAGAGCGCAAGAGCCAGCAGTTTGATAATGAGTGTGTGCGCTGTCATGTCGTCGGCTTCAACAACGGAGGCTTCCAGTCGCTGATCTCGACACCGCAGCTCGCCAACGTGCAATGCGAAGCCTGTCATGGGCCCGGCCGCGCGCACACGGCCTCGCCCGCCAAGGGCTTTGGCTTTATGCAGACGCCGGCCGGCTGCGTTCAGTGTCACACGCAGGCCAACAGCCCGGACTTTAATTTCGCCACCTACTGGCCAAAGATTAAACACTAGTTGCCGTTTGTCAGTTGCCAGTATCAATCATACCAATTGCTGGCAACTGACAAACGGCAGCCGATAACTGATAACCGGCAACTGCAATGATGACCAGCTTGCTAAAACTGCTGCCGCGGATGCTGCGCCAGGTCGGCGACTCAGCGGAAGCGCGACAGCAGGCCGCCTTTGCCGCCTGGACGGCGGTCGTCGGTAGCCAGGTCAGAAAAGTCACGGAGCCGCTGCGTATTGAGCGCAAGACGTTGATCGTCGCCGTCACCGATTACACCTGGCGCACGCAACTCGACCGCATCAAGGGGCAGGCGCTATTTCGTCTCAATTCCCTGCTCGGCGCGCCGGTCATCACGGCCATCGAATTCGTCATTAACCCGGACAGCATACGCACTGTCGAGACGACAGCCGACAGCTTCCATTTTATTGCTCCCGAAAAAGCCGCACTGCCGCTGCGCGCCGACGCCGACCGCATCAGCAATCCCGAACTGCGCGACGCCTTCCTGCGCGCCGCCGGCAAATGCCTCGAAAGAAGAGAGAAATGACCGCCCCAGAATCTGCCTGCGAAACGGTGATCGAAATCGCCGGACTCACCAAGGATTACGAAGTCGGGCTCTTTAAAAAGCGGCGCGTCCGCGCCCTCGACAACCTGACGTTGTCGGTTTGCCGCGGCGAGATATTCGGCTTCCTCGGCCCTAACGGCGCCGGCAAGACCACAACCCTCAAGCTGCTGATGCGCTTGATCTACCCGACGAAGGG is a genomic window containing:
- a CDS encoding multiheme c-type cytochrome; protein product: MEVPTLFADAGNLFTDDRFAGDHLPAEVMTKNQWVVKGYADFHQDVANISFNDLPYIAELFKKDGFDKRQEEFPFIRRLVSANVEPADDAHLAPQPYLIREVTLKRGAADKKLRIAFVGLTEGKPTGPNQAESLYAGYRIKDVFETAKRVIPEAKQKADLVVVLAYMTQDMAQRLASENPDIDTMIVARQLSLMNEPDHFGRATLAYAYNQTKYLGELRYYVRSDGSVENQLNRYVALDADLPDDPQAAEIVSTAHNDFTNAQKTSMNAAPQPPPAPTSQESPYVGASTCMACHAAQYATWEKTGHAHAMATLERKSQQFDNECVRCHVVGFNNGGFQSLISTPQLANVQCEACHGPGRAHTASPAKGFGFMQTPAGCVQCHTQANSPDFNFATYWPKIKH
- a CDS encoding Maf family protein; this encodes MSDKESPIILASSSPRRADLLRTVGVDFEVAPSPVQERPHAGEAPADYITRLARAKVIGIARQRERGLVIGADTIVVLDGKILGKPADEAEATRMLRSLAGRWHAVMTGVALYEVASKQEVADYDKTLVRFCQLSEQEIAWYVKSGEPMDKAGAYGIQGLAALFVEEVAGNYFNVVGLPLPLVYRLARRLGYSFI
- a CDS encoding DUF721 domain-containing protein codes for the protein MMTSLLKLLPRMLRQVGDSAEARQQAAFAAWTAVVGSQVRKVTEPLRIERKTLIVAVTDYTWRTQLDRIKGQALFRLNSLLGAPVITAIEFVINPDSIRTVETTADSFHFIAPEKAALPLRADADRISNPELRDAFLRAAGKCLERREK
- a CDS encoding cytochrome c biogenesis protein ResB, producing the protein MASSKPDVGSESSAIATVASDAAKQIAPSASAVVKSESVIDSILKLLSSVRFGLVMLGMLLTCCMIGMLIMQVSVEGFQKYYTALSPAKRLMYGRLGLFDIYHAWYFSLLLAITGLNIILASIDRFPTAWQYISKPKLTASPKFIRAQMFTAEMDYSGEGEQLADELRKSWRRARFRVKVTREAGRTTVFAQRRVWNRLGAYAVHVALLTIFTGGFLTNRYGVGGSMEIEPGRVSDRFTTLQSTLDGPRAGTMTLPFKIECIDLQQKLIRPEGGLDQQNTIDWLSYIRIADAGTQKDILVHLNNVGDYRGYRFFQSQFSPVGNAREITVAFQPADGGSEIVATLGRKGSGAPQVTDVPGIGKVSYVGFYPDFDVSGSDFITRTGEYNRPVAELDILGADGQHRTVLALGVQAASDFLGEADRRAKDGGVNQLLYNGYKVLLKSFDKVSGAHTLTIQYDPGRTPVYIGFGLLLLALCSVFFFSHQRLWAVFEPSSGHGTGGKLFIGGNVNRNRQGFEEPFLRMVGLARQKTVGESSTAD